A part of Deltaproteobacteria bacterium genomic DNA contains:
- a CDS encoding xanthine dehydrogenase subunit D — protein MKLVGTNVPMVGGVAKVSGAINYVADLDFPGLLAVKALRSPYAHARLVRVDASKARSLPGVAAIVTRDDLAGLNPRYGTGVEDQPVVAIDKVHYVGDIVAAVAAESEAIAEAAAALIDVEYDELPAVTDILASARPDAPIIHQKHVDKNAGGNIHGRYHVESGDAEAGFRDADEIVEHSYSVPPVQHGHIELHVVSAYWEPGGKLVVHTPCQTPSPLQEQIAKVFKLPLTQVRVIVPFVGGGYGGKNHARVEPVVALLAKKARRPARWILTRDEVFLTGRRFGAAITMKMGFKRDGRITACKADVYYEMGAYALSGPANSKNGCYIAAGPYNIPNRDLTSYAVYTNLPPAGPYRGVGASHVCWAYESMVDEIARRLDMDPVELRLKNLLKEGDRFITDEPMISVGISDCVKQVAQALDWRGKAELHPAQNGSPVVRAKGLAVAIKSTSTPSTSAASIRLNGDGSAVVLTSSVDMGQGARTCLAQIVGDELGLPMERVSVSFPDSDFTPYDKATSSSRTTFHMGQAVQKSAAQIRAQLFEVAAKQLEAREEDLETIDGAVRVKGVPEKSLTIPQLFRAKYGEASGSMFGSFMLRTEGGVNEKTGRGKNSVFWFYAASGAEVEVDTETGKVRVLRVVSAVDVGKAIHPRQCNLQNEGSALAGMGSALFEEMRFDNGQPINSSFMDYLLPSLGDHPEEFHSVLVENPHPDGPFGAKGMGEAALPPMAPAIGNAVANALSGARVRDLPMRPDKVVAALRKAILAHRR, from the coding sequence ATGAAACTCGTCGGCACCAATGTTCCCATGGTCGGCGGCGTCGCCAAGGTGAGCGGCGCGATTAACTATGTCGCCGACTTGGACTTCCCCGGCCTGCTCGCCGTCAAAGCACTGCGCAGCCCCTACGCCCACGCGAGACTCGTGCGCGTCGACGCCAGCAAAGCGCGGTCTTTGCCGGGGGTGGCTGCAATCGTCACCCGCGACGATCTCGCCGGCCTCAATCCGCGCTACGGCACCGGCGTCGAAGACCAGCCGGTGGTCGCCATCGACAAAGTGCATTACGTCGGCGACATCGTCGCCGCGGTGGCGGCGGAAAGTGAAGCGATCGCCGAAGCCGCCGCCGCGCTGATCGATGTCGAATATGACGAGCTGCCCGCCGTTACCGACATTCTCGCGAGCGCCAGACCCGATGCGCCGATCATTCACCAAAAACATGTCGACAAAAACGCCGGCGGTAACATTCATGGCCGCTATCACGTCGAAAGCGGCGATGCCGAAGCTGGCTTTCGCGACGCTGATGAAATCGTCGAGCATAGCTACAGCGTGCCGCCGGTGCAGCACGGCCATATCGAGCTGCACGTCGTTAGCGCCTACTGGGAACCCGGCGGCAAGCTTGTCGTCCACACGCCCTGTCAGACACCGTCACCGCTGCAGGAACAGATCGCAAAGGTCTTCAAACTGCCGCTCACCCAGGTGCGCGTGATCGTGCCCTTCGTCGGCGGCGGCTACGGTGGTAAAAATCACGCGCGCGTCGAACCGGTGGTCGCGCTGCTGGCAAAAAAAGCGCGCCGTCCGGCGCGCTGGATCTTGACCCGCGACGAAGTATTTCTCACCGGGCGCCGCTTCGGCGCGGCGATCACGATGAAAATGGGTTTCAAGCGCGACGGTCGTATCACCGCTTGCAAGGCCGATGTCTATTACGAGATGGGTGCCTATGCGCTCTCCGGACCGGCCAATTCGAAAAATGGCTGCTATATCGCCGCCGGCCCGTACAATATTCCCAACCGCGACCTAACCAGCTATGCGGTCTACACCAATCTGCCGCCGGCCGGGCCCTATCGCGGCGTCGGCGCTTCGCACGTCTGCTGGGCCTATGAATCGATGGTCGACGAGATCGCCCGCCGTTTGGACATGGACCCGGTCGAGCTGCGCTTGAAAAATCTGCTCAAAGAAGGCGACCGCTTCATCACCGACGAACCGATGATTTCCGTCGGCATCTCCGACTGCGTCAAACAAGTCGCCCAAGCGCTCGACTGGCGCGGCAAAGCAGAATTGCATCCGGCGCAGAATGGCAGTCCGGTTGTCCGCGCCAAAGGCTTGGCCGTGGCGATAAAAAGCACCTCGACACCAAGCACCTCGGCGGCGAGCATCCGCTTAAACGGCGACGGCTCGGCAGTGGTGCTGACCAGCAGTGTCGACATGGGCCAAGGCGCGCGCACTTGTTTAGCGCAGATCGTCGGCGACGAGTTGGGCTTGCCGATGGAGCGTGTCAGCGTCAGTTTCCCAGACAGCGACTTCACGCCGTACGATAAGGCCACGAGCTCGAGCCGCACCACTTTTCACATGGGGCAAGCCGTGCAGAAATCCGCCGCGCAGATTCGCGCCCAGCTCTTCGAAGTCGCCGCCAAGCAGCTCGAAGCCCGCGAAGAAGATTTAGAAACGATCGACGGCGCCGTGCGTGTCAAAGGCGTCCCAGAAAAATCGCTGACGATCCCCCAGCTGTTTCGCGCCAAGTACGGCGAAGCCAGCGGCAGCATGTTCGGCAGCTTCATGCTGCGCACCGAAGGCGGCGTGAACGAGAAAACCGGCCGCGGCAAAAACTCGGTCTTTTGGTTCTACGCAGCCTCCGGCGCCGAAGTTGAAGTCGACACCGAAACCGGCAAAGTGCGCGTGCTGCGCGTTGTTTCCGCTGTCGACGTCGGCAAAGCGATCCATCCGCGCCAATGCAACTTACAAAACGAAGGCTCGGCGCTGGCCGGCATGGGCTCAGCGCTCTTCGAAGAGATGCGCTTCGACAACGGCCAGCCAATCAACAGCTCTTTCATGGATTACCTGCTGCCGTCGCTCGGCGATCACCCAGAAGAATTTCACTCAGTGCTGGTAGAAAACCCTCACCCCGACGGCCCCTTCGGCGCCAAAGGCATGGGCGAAGCGGCACTGCCACCGATGGCACCGGCGATTGGCAACGCGGTTGCCAACGCGTTGAGCGGCGCCCGCGTGCGAGACTTGCCGATGCGCCCGGATAAGGTTGTAGCCGCATTACGCAAGGCAATTTTGGCGCATCGGCGCTAA